A single window of Neurospora crassa OR74A linkage group VII, whole genome shotgun sequence DNA harbors:
- a CDS encoding AAA family ATPase, variant, with the protein MLRNRSAASVLQKTYDESYLTCSTAVYYEGQGNEDEAMRCWKQALEQIYDQQANKILPAFTPRSETEKALVDSLRQLEVQCKERIDLLEALRLSRLESLEHDATPSASRLSPLPNLLEPPKGWIGDGTIPAVTYTDLSRPTPAKRPFVGSRSISEHTMPTPGPSAEVRTPGGEFPFACTRPVLPSPPSASRPSLEEGTSSGTRSPEKHTMRTTLRTGRLGDKRTSHRQTPPTSVSERPGASKAASLAWSYLGKRERSSPSGSASGNSGGIGTTDQTSSVPPATSPYLVERRRQSPALAGRQQQWDTHTRRLVMGRPRSQSKPPHARPTPESSAPRRSDEHTHTRQSSFTISAAAASSALNALTLRDNNERSPLEGGEGLRLRTAPLQTPRRRPLPATGNTDEEDTAYSAKGSATTTRKSNRKMSDPTLAQRKPISRTSYLTSTARPASGRSATTQDVDTPRMSAKARGKKLEQVPISSSSEDSEYGTPRRPTTRQHLRQILKQRDVSLVADTPAHNSESQESEGNDGAAQQRSEAAKWNKQKAKILRRLPPGVDEHAAKQILNEIVVQGDEVHWNDIAGLEVAKNALRETVVYPFLRPDLFRGLREPARGMLLFGPPGTGKTMLARAVATESKSTFFSISASSLTSKYLGESEKLVRALFTLAKVLSPSIIFVDEIDSLLSQRSGSGEHEATMRIKTEFLIQWSDLQRAAAGKEPAATGTKENGTDDDVNRVLVLAATNLPWAIDEAARRRFVRRQYIPLPEADTRAIQFKTLLSQQKHTLTNEDINELVDMTDGFSGSDITALAKDAAMGPLRSLGEALLQTTMDQIRPIELKDFVTSLATIRPSVSKANLKFYEDWARDFGERGG; encoded by the exons ATGCTGCGCAACAGATCAGCCGCTTCAGTTTTGCAAAAGACATATGATGAAAGCTACCTGACATGCTCCACTGCTGTCTATTACGAAGGCCAG GGCAATGAGGATGAGGCTATGCGATGCTGGAAACAGGCACTCGAGCAAATCTATGACCAGCAAGCAAACAAAATCTTGCCAGCCTTCACCCCACGTTCCGAGACGGAGAAGGCGCTGGTGGACAGTCTTCGGCAACTCGAGGTACAGTGCAAGGAACGAATTGATCTTCTAGAGGCCCTGCGTCTTTCGCGCCTCGAATCTCTCGAGCATGACGCTACACCATCCGCGTCACGTTTGTCACCGTTGCCGAACCTTTTAGAACCCCCCAAGGGCTGGATAGGTGACGGAACAATCCCAGCCGTAACCTATACAGACCTTTCCCGACCAACTCCCGCCAAGCGACCCTTTGTAGGGTCTAGGTCCATCTCAGAACATACCATGCCTACACCTGGGCCTTCTGCCGAGGTGCGTACGCCAGGCGGGGAGTTTCCCTTTGCATGCACACGACCAGTGTTACCGTCACCACCGTCGGCGTCAAGGCCTTCGCTCGAGGAGGGAACATCGTCAGGGACACGCAGCCCCGAGAAGCATACCATGCGCACAACCCTGCGGACCGGACGTTTGGGAGACAAGAGAACTAGCCATCGCCAGACACCTCCAACCTCGGTTTCAGAACGCCCTGGTGCCAGTAAGGCAGCCTCGCTTGCCTGGAGCTATCttgggaaaagagaaagatcgAGTCCGTCAGGGAGTGCCAGCGGTAATAGTGGGGGAATTGGCACCACTGATCAGACGAGTTCGGTACCGCCCGCAACCTCTCCCTACTTAGTGGAAAGGCGACGTCAAAGTCCAGCGTTGGCAGGCCGGCAGCAGCAATGGGACACGCATACCAGGCGACTGGTCATGGGTCGTCCTCGGAGCCAATCCAAACCGCCTCATGCACGGCCTACTCCGGAATCATCGGCACCCCGCCGTTCTGATGAGCATACACACACTCGCCAATCCTCCTTCACCATCAGCGCTGCTGCCGCATCAAGTGCACTCAACGCATTGACTTTGAGGGATAACAACGAGCGCTCGCCGTTGGAAGGGGGGGAAGGACTTCGGCTAAGAACAGCTCCGCTACAGacaccaaggaggaggcctCTGCCTGCGACGGGGAACACAGATGAGGAAGACACTGCATACTCTGCGAAAGGAAGCGCAACAACGACCAGAAAATCGAACAGAAAGATGTCCGATCCAACGCTGGCCCAACGGAAGCCCATCAGCCGAACTTCTTACCTAACAAGCACGGCAAGGCCTGCGTCGGGCAGATCGGCAACGACACAGGATGTTGATACACCTCGGATGAGCGCTAAGGCAAGGGGCAAAAAGCTTGAACAAGTCCCAATTTCGTCAAGTTCTGAGGATTCTGAATATGGAACTCCCCGACGGCCGACAACAAGACAGCACCTAAGACAGATACTGAAGCAGAGGGATGTTTCCCTGGTTGCCGATACACCGGCCCACAACTCCGAAAGTCAAGAATCTGAAGGCAACGATGGGGCGGCTCAACAAAGGTCAGAAGCTGCCAAGTGGAACAAGCAAAAGGCAAAGATATTGCGCCGTCTTCCTCCAGGGGTTGATGAACATGCTGCAAAACAGATTCTAAACGAAATCGTCGTTCAGGGTGATGAAGTTCACTGGAATGACATAGCCGGCCTCGAGGTAGCCAAAAATGCACTTCGGGAGACCGTAGTTTATCCTTTTCTCCGACCGGACCTATTTAGGGGTCTTCGCGAGCCGGCCAGAGGCATGCTGCTTTTTGGGCCACCGGGAACAGGAAAGACTATGTTGGCGCGCGCAGTGGCCACGGAGTCCAAATCtaccttcttctccatctctGCTAGTAGTCTGACAAGTAAGTACCTCGGCGAATCAGAGAAACTTGTTAGGGCACTGTTTACGCTGGCAAAGGTATTGTCGCCGAGCATCATTTTTGTTGATGAGATTGACTCGCTGCTGTCGCAGAGATCTGGCTCTGGGGAACACGAGGCCACGATGAGGATTAAGACGGAGTTCCTCATTCAATGGAGTGATCTTCAGAGAGCTGCTGCCGGCAAAGAACCTGCAGCAACAGGAACAAAGGAAAACGGCaccgatgatgatgtgaaCAGAGTCTTGGTGCTTGCCGCCACGAATCTCCCGTGGGCTATCGACGAGGCTGCAAGACGACGATTCGTGAGGAGACAGTATATCCCACTTCCCGAAGCTGATACAAGAGCAATTCAGTTCAAAACGCTCCTCAGTCAGCAAAAGCATACACTGACCAACGAGGATATCAATGAGCTTGTGGATATGACCGATG GATTTTCCGGATCCGATATCACAGCGTTAGCTAAAGATGCGGCCATGGGTCCTTTGCGGTCTTTAGGTGAAGCGTTACTACAAACGACCATGGACCAAATACGCCCAATAGAGCTAAAGGATTTCGTCACCAGTCTGGCTACCATTCGGCCTAGCGTTAGCAAGGCAAACCTGAAGTTTTATGAAGATTGGGCAAGAGATTTCGGAGAAAGAGGCGGTTAG
- a CDS encoding mitochondrial 37S ribosomal protein S17, producing the protein MASTIAAATKVSRKMFRELHGVVVTSGLIDKTVKVRVGGQKFNKFLQKHFDDPKQYLVHDPNNSLRAGDVVAIMPGFITSKSKRHVVKHIIAPAGTPIEERPPIPSLDELWDAKDAAKAAKKERKVLREKMQAAEEAIELAERMARHAVREIAMREKIISLQKVD; encoded by the exons ATGGCCTCGACGATAGCAGCGGCTACGAAAGTCTCCCGGAAGATGTTCCGTGAACTTCACGGTGTCGTCGTGACCTCTGGCCTGATTGATAAGACGGTCAAGGTCAGGGTAGGCGGGCAGAAGTTCAACAAGTTCCTCCAGAAG CACTTCGACGACCCAAAACAATACCTGGTCCACGACCCCAACAACTCTCTCCGTGCCGGTGACGTGGTCGCCATCATGCCCGGCTTTATCACTAGCAAATCCAAGCGGCACGTGGTCAAGCATATCATTGCGCCCGCCGGCACGCCGATCGAGGAGCGCCCGCCCATCCCTTCACTGGATGAGCTCTGGGACGCCAAGGACGCGGCAAAggcggccaagaaggagcgCAAGGTGCTGCGGGAAAAGATGCAGGCAGCTGAGGAGGCGATTGAGCTTGCTGAGAGAATGGCTCGCCACGCCGTGAGGGAGATTGCGATGCGCGAGAAGATCATCAGCTTACAAAAGGTTGATTGA
- a CDS encoding L-A virus GAG protein N-acetyltransferase, whose product METTTEKAIVGTEVPHVEELPQELQYIKYEHKLEAEYLPAIRALISKDLSEPYSIYVYRYFLYQWGHLCFMALHPVDSSLIGVIICKLEPHASHSPPTLRGYIAMLAVSSQHRGHGIATELVRRAIDAMAQRDADEIVLETEETNIPAMRLYERLGFVRSKKLHRYYLNGNSAYRLVLLLRSVDADATNDYAPDDRDIALR is encoded by the exons ATGGAAACCACAACCGAAAAGGCGATAGTAGGAACGGAAGTACCGCATGTCGAAGAGCTTCCACAAGAGCTTCAGTACATCAAATATGAGCATAAGCTGGAGGCAGAATACCTCCCAGCTATCCGCGCGCTGATATCAAAAGACCTAAGCGAGCCTTACAGCATATACGTATATCGGTACTTTCTTTACCAATGGGGCCACTTGTGTTTTATG GCCTTGCACCCAGTCGACTCTTCTCTTATAGGCGTGATCATCTGCAAACTCGAACCGCACGCTTCTCACTCTCCGCCCACTCTTCGCGGATACATTGCTATGCTTGCCGTCTCTTCTCAACATCGCGGACACGGAATTGCGACAGAACTGGTTAGGAGAGCCATCGACGCCATGGCTCAGCGAGACGCCGACGAGATTGTCTTGGAGACAGAAGAGACCAACATCCCGGCCATGAGACTTTACGAGCGCCTGGGCTTCGTCCGCTCCAAAAAGCTTCACCGTTATTATCTGAACGGAAACAGCGCATATAGAttggtcctcctcctcagatCTGTCGATGCGGATGCGACAAACGACTACGCCCCTGACGACCGAGACATTGCGCTTCGATGA
- a CDS encoding Phospholipid:diacylglycerol acyltransferase — MATTVRRRLVGKDIECEIASETASETATSREPSPDNQQREVTSIFKAIHKRSKTRKRKTTAIFLLGSLFGIIAAGFFAKSNDLIDLPLPELKELSVDSLFEVLPAGFVKEMRDLMNGERDLIESDDAFSVGMKMRAEGLSADHPIVMIPGVISTGLESWSTSELSLPYFRKRLWGSWTMMRALVMDKEAWKRHIMLDKTTGLDPPGIKLRAAQGFDATDFFITGYWIWNKILENLASLGYDPTNSYTAAYDWRLAYANLEVRDHYFSRLKSYIEQAVFIHKKKVVLTSHSMGSQVLFYFFHWVASKKGGQGGQDWVERHVDSWINISGCMLGAVKDVTAILSGEMRDTAQMNAFAVYGLEKFLSKEERAEIFRAMPGISSMLPMGGNAVWGELDWAPDDQPGQGHSYGSLLNFRAGQNVSTTPDRNFTIEDAMDYILDTTDDWYRDQVKGSYSHGVAKTRAEVEANENDPRKWINPLETRLPLAPSLKVYCFYGVGKPTERAYFYRAPDPGTTTHLKMTIDTTLTQGHIDHGVILGEGDGTVNLMSLGYMCNKGWKMKRYNPAGSKITVVEMPHEPERFNPRGGPNTADHVDILGRQNLNEYILKVAAGRGDTIEDFITSNILKYVEKVEIYEE, encoded by the exons ATGGCGACAACTGTGCGGCGCAGGCTGGTCGGCAAAGACATCGAATGCGAGATTGCGTCGGAAACTGCCTCCGAGACCGCAACATCCCGCGAACCGAGTCCCGATAATCAGCAGCGTGAAGTCACTTCCATCTTCAAGGCCATACACAAACGTTCCAAGACCCGAAAGCGCAAGACGACAGCAATATTCCTGTTGGGGAGTCTGTTTGGGATTATAGCAGCTGGCTTCTTTGCTAAAAGCAATGATCTGATCGATCTTCCTCTCCCCGAGCTCAAAGAGCTCAGTGTGGACAGCTTGTTCGAGGTATTGCCTGCCGGCTTTGTCAAAGAGATGCGTGACCTGATG AACGGCGAACGAGACTTGATAGAGAGCGATGATGCCTTCTCGGTAGGCATGAAGATGCGCGCCGAAGGCCTATCGGCCGACCACCCTATAGTCATGATCCCCGGGGTCATCTCTACTGGTCTAGAATCATGGAGCACGTCTGAGCTGTCGTTGCCTTATTTTCGGAAGCGGCTTTGGGGAAGCTGGACCATGATGCGAGCTCTTGTCATGGATAAAGAGGCGTGGAAGAGGCACATCATGCTCGACAAGACAACCGGATTAGATCCCCCGGGTATCAAGCTACGCGCCGCCCAGGGTTTCGATGCAACCGACTTTTTTATCACGGGTTACTGGATATGGAATAAGATCCTCGAGAATCTAGCATCTCTTGGCTACGACCCAACCAACTCATACACAGCGGCTTACGACTGGCGATTAGCATACGCAAACCTTGAGGTGCGCGATCACTACTTTTCCAGGCTCAAGTCTTACATTGAGCAAGCCGTGTTCATAcacaagaagaaggtggttTTGACTTCTCACAGCATGGGCAGTCAGGTTCTGTTCTACTTCTTTCACTGGGTTGCTTCCAAGAAAGGCGGCCAGGGCGGCCAAGACTGGGTGGAAAGACATGTTGATTCATGGATCAATATCAGTGGATGCATGCTGGGAGCTGTTAAAGATGTAACAGCGATCCTTTCCGGTGAAATGCGGGATACGGCGCAGATGAATGCATTCGCGGTTTACGGTCTCGAGAAATTCCTTAGCAAGGAGGAACGCGCCGAGATATTCCGTGCTATGCCTGGAATATCATCCATGCTTCCCATGGGCGGTAACGCTGTCTGGGGAGAATTGGATTGGGCTCCAGATGACCAGCCAGGCCAAGGGCATAGCTATGGATCGTTGCTGAATTTCCGCGCCGGGCAAAATGTATCGACAACGCCGGACAGAAATTTTACGATCGAAGACGCGATGGACTATATACTTGACACAACCGATGACTGGTACCGCGATCAAGTGAAAGGCAGTTACTCTCACGGGGTGGCGAAGACGAGGGCGGAAGTGGAGGCTAACGAGAATGACCCTCGGAAATGGATCAACCCTCTAGAGACACGACTACCATTGGCACCAAGCCTCAAGGTCTACTGTTTCTATGGTGTAGGGAAGCCGACGGAGCGAGCCTACTTCTATCGGGCGCCGGATCCGGGAACGACAACGCATCTTAAGATGACGATCGATACGACTTTGACTCAGGGGCACATTGACCACGGTGTGATTTTGGGCGAAGGCGATGGCACAGTGAACCTTATGAGTCTGGGGTACATGTGCAATAAGGGGTGGAAAATGAAGAGATACAATCCTGCGGGCTCAAAAATAACCGTGGTCGAGATGCCGCATGAACCAGAACGGTTCAATCCGAGAGGAGGGCCGAATACGGCGGATCACGTGGATATTCTAGGAAGGCAGAATCTAAACGAGTACATTCTTAAAGTGGCGGCAGGTCGAGGCGATACAATTGAGgattttattactagtaatattcttaaatatgtAGAAAAGGTTGAAATTTATgaagagtaa
- a CDS encoding zinc metalloproteinase translates to MSPSFLNFKDIRRRSRNSFKTERSTDNSSEASNGTAHTTGSLTPPSFSTHQSDPALNIHVNNHQSTSPIPPATAPSRPAPHPYTGNPNRYSVSGMTGLGSPTPNGRGPNLPVSQYSPRITSIQDNSWVYQKVLLVYGTVGEPSQQSLDGTVTVSRLDDSFPPLSWPVCDSQFKALVYMNPGANRLRFDFASPKLANSRSTNPIHASYLTIHMLPATNAPPLQLAILLARDSPATFDAVPARIEREGNGLETAVRKFRMAAYLWQAFTAEQMWRNKFGRRVFRFEEEWTTGSANQRDREQGTLRSEARIHIIRTNHTLAELRDMNKAQQNKDANQKDALFGIAVDAVKDHFKPLPGQKLYVSVLLLDSHWDTTLKTVTAHAALGGGVGNLQLAMFGSHCLQSYPTSFEEVVPAFSDCTPTDTNYVANDCNEAGSSWEAANIGIGAHLHETGHLFGLPHRESGVMLRDYVKLNRTFMVREAYSTRTRSKGGPVSQEDECTWHRLDCLRFRSHPCFRLPNDSVPSPDDSVQAWPVGGGEVMITAASGIMYVEIFGEDDDVCHKWIEYLGEGGSGNGSGIQRQITLNEQELRKELAEDKRKRRLKVSVRSHGGGSLDIEDFRQLCSKQSSFKLPMGLVPGVPILAQTAYRGKTLGASKLEGSEPCEVVFTSAVKQGIVLSRIIVYHGMALDGLEFVYDDSSTQLFGKKGGKAGGDVFEMDIRRGEYVTGFYVRAGFWIDGIQIFTSLGRKSPVYGKPNGGSGHTLIPPRGFNIVGVTGSCGAWVDGFSVVISKLPLSL, encoded by the exons ATGTCTCCATCGTTCTTAAACTTCAAGGACATTCGCCGGCGATCGCGAAACAGTTTCAAGACGGAACGCTCGACCGACAACTCGAGTGAAGCAAGCAATGGCACTGCGCACACCACCGGCTCCTTGACTCCTCCGTCCTTCTCCACACACCAGTCGGACCCGGCTCTCAATATCCACGTTAACAACCACCAGTCCACATCGCCAATTCCTCCTGCTACTGCCCCTTCGCGCCCGGCGCCACATCCGTACACGGGAAACCCAAACAGATATAGCGTCTCGGGTATGACAGGTTTAGGATCGCCAACGCCAAACGGCAGGGGCCCCAATTTGCCCGTCTCGCAATACTCTCCACGCATCACCAGTATTCAAGACAACTCATGG GTCTACCAAAAGGTCCTGCTTGTTTACGGTACCGTTGGGGAGCCTTCTCAGCAATCCCTTGACGGGACCGTGACTGTCAGTCGACTTGATGACAGCTTTCCCCCTCTCAGCTGGCCGGTATGCGACTCCCAGTTTAAGGCTCTAGTCTACATGAACCCCGGCGCAAACCGACTACGCTTCGATTTTGCCAGCCCGAAACTCGCCAACAGCAGATCAACGAATCCCATTCACGCCTCCTATCTAACAATACATATGCTTCCAGCGACCAACgcccctcctctccaactCGCCATTTTGCTCGCCAGGGATTCTCCCGCTACATTTGATGCCGTTCCAGCCAGGATCGAGCGAGAAGGAAACGGTTTGGAGACGGCAGTTCGAAAGTTCCGCATGGCTGCGTATCTGTGGCAGGCATTTACGGCTGAACAGATGTGGCGCAACAAGTTCGGTCGTCGCGTGTTTCGGTTCGAAGAGGAGTGGACTACGGGCTCGGCAAACCAGAGGGATAGAGAGCAGGGGACACTACGGTCTGAAGCACGCATCCACATTATCAGGACGAACCATACCCTAGCAGAGCTCCGCGACATGAATAAGGCGCAGCAAAACAAAGATGCCAACCAAAAGGATGCTCTGTTTGGCATTGCTGTAGATGCGGTCAAAGACCACTTCAAGCCGCTTCCGGGGCAGAAACTATACGTTTCTGTCTTGTTGCTAGACTCGCACTGGGATACGACTCTGAAAACCGTTACCGCGCACGCCGCGCTCGGAGGGGGGGTCGGCAATCTGCAACTTGCCATGTTCGGGTCACACTGCCTGCAAAGCTACCCGACAAGCTTCGAAGAAGTGGTCCCGGCATTCAGTGATTGTACGCCTACAGACACGAATTATGTTGCCAACGATTGCAATGAGGCTGGGAGCTCGTGGGAGGCAGCTAATATCGGCATTGGAGCTCATCTGCACGAGACAGGTCATTTGTTCGGCCTACCTCACCGCGAAAGTGGCGTCATGTTGAGGGACTATGTGAAGCTTAATCGCACTTTTATGGTTCGTGAAGCATATTCGACACGCACGCGCTCCAAAGGTGGTCCGGTATCACAGGAGGATGAATGTACCTGGCACCGTCTGGACTGCCTCAGGTTTCGGAGCCATCCATGTTTTCGACTGCCCAACGACTCAGTTCCAAGCCCGGATGACAGCGTACAGGCATGGCCTGTGGGAGGAGGCGAAGTAATGATAACGGCCGCCTCAGGGATAATGTACGTCGAGATCTTTGGAGAAGATGACGATGTTTGTCACAAATGGATCGAATATCTCGGCGAAGGCGGTAGCGGTAATGGCTCGGGCATCCAACGTCAGATCACACTCAATGAGCAGGAACTACGCAAGGAACTGGCCGAGGACAAAAGGAAGCGGAGATTGAAGGTTAGTGTCCGATCACATGGCGGCGGTTCTTTGGATATCGAAGATTTCCGTCAGTTGTGCTCCAAGCAATCCAGCTTTAAGCTTCCCATGGGCTTGGTACCAGGAGTACCCATTTTGGCACAGACAGCGTATCGCGGTAAGACATTGGGGGCATCCAAATTGGAAGGAAGCGAGCCCTGTGAAGTTGTGTTCACAAGTGCAGTGAAACAAGGCATAGTTCTCTCGAGGATTATTGTTTACCATGGGATGGCCTTGGATGGTTTGGAGTTTGTGTATGATGATAGTTCAACGCAGCTTTTTGGGAAAAAAGGGGGCAAAGCAGGGGGTGACGTTTTTGAAATGG ATATCCGTCGAGGCGAATACGTTACCGGTTTTTATGTCAGAGCCGGCTTCTGGATCGATGGCATCCAAATTTTCACAAGCTTGGGGAGGAAATCACCAGTCTACGGCAAGCCAAATGGTGGCTCTGG CCATACATTAATACCCCCAAGGGGTTTCAATATTGTGGGGGTAACTGGGTCATGCGGCGCTTGGGTTGACGGGTTTTCTGTTGTCATCAGCAAACTTCCTTTGTCGCTTTGA
- a CDS encoding translation initiation factor eif-2b epsilon subunit → MSGKQVSKGGAANKSKKPAKGGAEEKREDALQAVILADSFQDRFQPFALEKPRCLLPLVNVPVIEYTLEYLASNGVQEVFIYCGAHSEDVETYIHDSDRWSPESNLCPFSSVDFIRVSDASSIGDFLRDLDKRSLISGDFILIHGDVVANIPLDGILARHRARREANRDACMTIVLRSTGDSPHRTAKARGITPVFVVDPTNGRCLQYEEMHPLQKDKYVKLDESVFEYAEFDLRTDLIDCGIDICTPDVLALWSESFDYELPRKNFLHGVLKDWELNGKIISAEILEEGYGARASNLQMYDCISKDILHRWALPYVPDSNLLHGQTYKYKRGLWLEDGAHIAKNSTVTKSVLGKTAYVDTGSTISSSIIGRRCQIGKNVRIENSYIWDDAVIEDGATVLHSIVANDAVIGKHSYIPQGSLISYGVRISAGTQLSSKPLPRISLFTSEREPVKTDIKLVGNDGKGAQYKEPEDDEDSDSEDEGDADPAVLQSSLIYSLAGLNISSESISTLATHDSDDDLSDDEYEQGLQAKTNRERLSSFASDDSAAAVMKLDQFHGDAVHGLVDALRADDNEDFDSAKLEFMGLRLANNASDSMMRKAIAVAFATRAAELMSPENGGLEPTKAAGRALTSKKGAVKFITEVGVGGNKVDLHAEFALALQKALAAIKGLDSARAGTLLAAMLQQLYNLDVLEEEGILAWWADARAAENDTLSKIKERSRVLVEWLENADEEDSNEDSDEEDEDSD, encoded by the exons ATGTCGGGCAAGCAAGTCAGCAAGGGCGGGGCTGCCAATAAGTCCAAAAAGCCCGCCAAGGGCGGcgccgaggagaagagagaagaTGCTCTCCAGGCCGTCATCCTCGCCGATTCTTTCCAAGATCGCTTTCAGCCTTTCGCGCTTGAAAAGCCCAGG TGTCTCCTTCCGTTGGTCAACGTGCCCGTTATCGAATACACGCTCGAGTATCTAGCCTCCAACGGCGTCCAGGAGGTCTTCATCTACTGCGGCGCCCACTCCGAAGACGTCGAAACCTACATCCACGACTCTGACCGATGGAGCCCTGAAAGCAATCTCTGCCCCTTCTCTTCTGTCGACTTCATCCGCGTGTCCGACGCAAGCTCCATCGGTGACTTTTTGCGAGATCTTGACAAGCGCAGTCTTATCTCGGGTGACTTCATTCTGATTCATGGCGATGTTGTCGCAAACATCCCCCTCGATGGTATTCTGGCTAGGCACCGCGCAAGGAGAGAGGCCAACAGAGACGCCTGCATGACCATCGTCTTGCGCTCAACAGGAGACAGCCCTCACCGGACTGCAAAGGCCCGGGGCATTACTCCTGTCTTTGTTGTCGACCCCACCAACGGCCGTTGTCTGCAATATGAAGAGATGCACCCACTTCAGAAGGACAAGTATGTCAAGTTGGACGAGTCGGTATTCGAGTATGCTGAGTTCGACTTACGCACCGATCTGATCGATTGTGGCATCGATATTTGCACGCCAGATGTTTTGGCCTTGTGGTCCGAGAGCTTCGACTACGAGCTTCCCCGCAAGAACTTCCTTCACGGCGTACTGAAAGACTGGGAGCTCAACGGCAAGATCATCAGCGCCGAGATTCTTGAGGAAGGCTACGGGGCTCGCGCCAGCAACCTTCAGATGTATGATTGCATCAGCAAGGATATCCTCCACCGCTGGGCGCTACCGTATGTCCCCGATAGCAACCTTCTTCACGGACAAACTTACAAGTACAAACGGGGTCTGTGGTTAGAGGATGGCGCACACATCGCAAAAAACAGCACAGTAACCAAATCCGTACTAGGGAAGACCGCCTATGTCGACACCGGCAGCACAATCTCGAGCAGTATCATCGGAAGGAGGTGCCAGATCGGAAAGAACGTGAGGATAGAGAACAGCTATATCTGGGATGACGCGGTCATCGAAGACGGTGCTACTGTTCTGCATTCCATTGTAGCCAACGATGCAGTCATTGGTAAGCACAGCTACATTCCTCAAGGCTCTCTCATCTCCTACGGTGTGCGGATCAGCGCCGGAACACAACTCTCATCCAAACCCCTACCGAGAATATCCCTCTTTACCAGTGAAAGAGAGCCGGTCAAGACCGACATCAAACTGGTCGGAAACGATGGCAAGGGAGCCCAATATAAAGAGccagaagacgacgaggataGTGACTCCGAGGATGAAGGCGATGCGGACCCCGCAGTTCTCCAAAGCTCTCTCATTTACTCTTTGGCTGGCCTCAACATTTCAAGCGAGTCCATCTCCACATTAGCGACCCATGACTCCGATGATGACCTCTCGGATGACGAGTACGAGCAAGGCCTCCAAGCCAAGACCAACCGGGAGCGCCTATCCTCCTTCGCGTCTGACGATTCCGCTGCCGCCGTCATGAAGCTCGACCAGTTTCATGGTGACGCTGTTCACGGACTTGTAGATGCCCTCCGTGCTGACGACAACGAGGATTTCGACTCTGCGAAGCTGGAGTTCATGGGTTTGAGACTGGCCAATAATGCTTCGGACAGCATGATGCGCAAGGCCATTGCCGTAGCCTTTGCCACTCGCGCCGCCGAGCTCATGAGTCCCGAAAACGGCGGTCTTGAGCCTACCAAGGCCGCTGGCCGGGCTCTTACGTCCAAGAAGGGTGCCGTCAAGTTCATTACAGAGGTTGGCGTCGGCGGAAACAAGGTCGATCTCCACGCTGAGTTTGCCCTCGCGTTGCAGAAAGCTTTGGCAGCCATTAAGGGGCTTGATTCTGCGCGCGCAGGAACGCTACTTGCCGCCATGCTGCAGCAGCTTTATAACTTGGACGTTCTCGAGGAGGAAGGTATTCTCGCCTGGTGGGCGGATGCCAGGGCTGCAGAGAATGATACACTCtccaagatcaaggagagGAGTCGTGTGCTGGTCGAATGGCTGGAGAATgcagatgaggaggataGCAACGAAGAcagtgatgaagaggatgaggatagTGACTAG